One genomic segment of Drosophila melanogaster chromosome 3R includes these proteins:
- the wts gene encoding warts, with the protein MHPAGEKRGGRPNDKYTAEALESIKQDLTRFEVQNNHRNNQNYTPLRYTATNGRNDALTPDYHHAKQPMEPPPSASPAPDVVIPPPPAIVGQPGAGSISVSGVGVGVVGVANGRVPKMMTALMPNKLIRKPSIERDTASSHYLRCSPALDSGAGSSRSDSPHSHHTHQPSSRTVGNPGGNGGFSPSPSGFSEVAPPAPPPRNPTACSAATPPPPVPPTSQAYVKRRSPALNNRPPAIAPPTQRGNSPVITQNGLKNPQQQLTQQLKSLNLYPGGGSGAVVEPPPPYLIQGGAGGAAPPPPPPSYTASMQSRQSPTQSQQSDYRKSPSSGIYSATSAGSPSPITVSLPPAPLAKPQPRVYQARSQQPIIMQSVKSTQVQKPVLQTAVAPQSPSSASASNSPVHVLAAPPSYPQKSAAVVQQQQQAAAAAHQQQHQHQQSKPPTPTTPPLVGLNSKPNCLEPPSYAKSMQAKAATVVQQQQQQQQQQQQVQQQQVQQQQQQQQQQLQALRVLQAQAQRERDQRERDQRERERDQQKLANGNPGRQMLPPPPYQSNNNNNSEIKPPSCNNNNIQISNSNLATTPPIPPAKYNNNSSNTGANSSGGSNGSTGTTASSSTSCKKIKHASPIPERKKISKEKEEERKEFRIRQYSPQAFKFFMEQHIENVIKSYRQRTYRKNQLEKEMHKVGLPDQTQIEMRKMLNQKESNYIRLKRAKMDKSMFVKLKPIGVGAFGEVTLVSKIDTSNHLYAMKTLRKADVLKRNQVAHVKAERDILAEADNNWVVKLYYSFQDKDNLYFVMDYIPGGDLMSLLIKLGIFEEELARFYIAEVTCAVDSVHKMGFIHRDIKPDNILIDRDGHIKLTDFGLCTGFRWTHNSKYYQENGNHSRQDSMEPWEEYSENGPKPTVLERRRMRDHQRVLAHSLVGTPNYIAPEVLERSGYTQLCDYWSVGVILYEMLVGQPPFLANSPLETQQKVINWEKTLHIPPQAELSREATDLIRRLCASADKRLGKSVDEVKSHDFFKGIDFADMRKQKAPYIPEIKHPTDTSNFDPVDPEKLRSNDSTMSSGDDVDQNDRTFHGFFEFTFRRFFDDKQPPDMTDDQAPVYV; encoded by the exons AATTACACACCTCTGCGATACACGGCGACCAACGGACGCAACGATGCACTTACTCCTGACTATCACCACGCCAAGCAGCCGATGGAGCCGCCACCCTCCGCCTCTCCTGCTCCGGACGTGGTCATACCGCCGCCGCCCGCCATTGTAGGTCAGCCCGGAGCCGGCTCCATATCCGTATCCGGTGTGGGCGTTGGAGTGGTGGGTGTGGCGAACGGACGTGTGCCAAAGATGATGACGGCCCTAATGCCAAACAAACTGATCCGGAAGCCGAGCATCGAACGGGACACGGCGAGCAGTCACTACCTGCGCTGCAGTCCGGCTCTGGACTCCGGAGCCGGTAGCTCCCGATCGGACAGCCCCCATTCGCACCACACCCACCAGCCGAGCTCGAGGACGGTGGGTAATCCAGGTGGAAATGGTGGATTTTCTCCGTCGCCAAGCGGTTTCAGTGAGGTGGCTCCACCGGCGCCGCCGCCACGCAATCCCACCGCCTGCAGcgcggccacgcccccaccgCCAGTGCCGCCCACTAGCCAGGCGTACGTGAAGCGGCGATCACCGGCCCTGAACAACCGCCCGCCGGCGATAGCGCCACCCACTCAGCGGGGCAACTCACCTGTAATAACCCAGAACGGGCTGAAGAACCCGCAGCAGCAGTTGACGCAGCAGCTGAAGTCCCTGAACCTATACCCAGGCGGAGGCAGTGGAGCAGTTGTGGAGCCACCGCCGCCCTACCTAATTCAAGGCGGAGCCGGAGGAGCAgcaccgccgccgccaccacccAGTTACACGGCCTCCATGCAGTCGCGGCAGTCGCCCACACAATCCCAACAATCGGACTACAGGAAATCCCCGAGCAGTGGGATATACTCGGCCACCTCGGCGGGCTCGCCGAGCCCCATAACTGTGTCCCTGCCGCCGGCGCCGCTGGCGAAGCCACAACCACGAGTCTACCAGGCCAGGAGTCAGCAGCCGATCATCATGCAGAGTGTGAAGAGCACGCAGGTCCAAAAGCCCGTGCTGCAAACAGCAGTGGCGCCCCAATCGCCATCGAGTGCCTCGGCCAGCAATTCACCAGTCCACGTGCTGGCCGCTCCACCCTCTTACCCTCAGAAGTCCGCGGCAgtggtgcagcagcagcaacaggcagcagcggcggcccaccagcagcagcatcagcaccaGCAATCCAAACCACCAACGCCCACCACACCGCCCTTGGTGGGTCTGAATAGCAAGCCCAATTGCCTGGAGCCACCGTCCTATGCCAAGAGCATGCAGGCCAAGGCGGCCACggtggtgcagcagcagcaacagcagcagcagcagcaacaacaggtccagcagcagcaggtgcaacagcagcagcagcagcagcaacagcaactgcaggcCTTGAGGGTGCTCCAGGCACAGGCTCAGAGGGAGCGGGATCAACGGGAGCGGGATCAACGGGAGCGGGAACGGGATCAGCAGAAGCTGGCCAACGGAAATCCTGGCCGGCAGATGCTTCCGCCGCCGCCCTAtcagagcaacaacaacaacaacagcgagaTCAAACCGCcgagctgcaacaacaacaacatacAGATAAGCAACAGCAACCTGGCGACGACACCACCCATTCCGCCTGCCAAATACAATAACAACTCCTCCAACACGGGCGCGAATAGCTCGGGCGGCAGCAACGGATCCACCGGCACCACCGCCTCCTCGTCGACCAGCTGCAAGAAGATCAAGCACGCCTCGCCCATCCCGGAGCGCAAGAAGATCTccaaggagaaggaggaggagcgcaAGGAGTTCCGCATCAGGCAGTACTCGCCGCAAGCCTTCAAGTTCTTCATGGAGCAGCACATAGAGAACGTGATCAAGTCGTATCGCCAGCGCACGTATCGCAAGAATCAGCTGGAGAAGGAGATGCACAAAGTGGGACTGCCCGATCAGACCCAAATCGAGATGAGGAAAATGCTGAACCAAAAGGAGAGCAACTACATTCGATTGAAGCGCGCCAAGATGGACAAGAGCATGTTCGTCAAACTGAAGCCCATTGGAGTGGGTGCATTTGGCGAGGTAACGCTGGTGAGCAAAATCGATACCTCGAACCATTTGTATGCGATGAAAACCCTGCGGAAAGCGGACGTTCTCAAGCGGAATCAGGTGGCACACGTGAAGGCCGAGAGGGATATCCTCGCGGAAGCCGACAATAACTGGGTGGTGAAGTTGTACTACAGCTTCCAGGACAAGGATAATCTGTACTTTGTGATGGACTACATACCAG GTGGTGATCTGATGTCGCTGCTCATCAAACTGGGCATTTTCGAGGAGGAACTGGCCAGATTCTACATCGCCGAGGTCACCTGCGCCGTGGACAGCGTTCACAAAATGGGCTTCATTCACAG AGACATCAAGCCTGACAACATACTCATCGATAGGGACGGACACATAAAGCTCACCGACTTTGGCCTGTGCACGGGATTCCGATGGACGCACAACTCGAAGTACTACCAGGAGAACG GCAATCACTCGCGCCAGGACTCGATGGAGCCCTGGGAGGAATACTCCGAGAACGGACCGAAGCCCACCGTGCTGGAGAG GCGACGGATGCGCGATCACCAAAGAGTCCTGGCCCACTCGCTGGTGGGCACCCCGAACTACATAGCTCCCGAGGTGCTGGAGAGAAGTGGGTACACGCAGCTGTGCGACTACTGGAGCGTGGGCGTCATCCTCTATGAGATGCTGGTGGGTCAGCCGCCCTTTCTGGCCAACAGTCCGCTGGAAACGCAACAAAAG GTCATCAACTGGGAGAAAACCCTGCATATTCCGCCGCAGGCCGAGTTATCCCGCGAGGCTACGGACTTGATAAGGAGGCTCTGTGCGTCGGCTGACAAGCGGCTGGGCAAGAGCGTGGACGAGGTCAAGAGCCACGACTTCTTCAAGGGCATCGACTTTGCGGACATGCGGAAGCAGAAGGCGCCCTATATACCGGAAATCAAGCACCCGACGGACACATCCAACTTTGATCCCGTGGATCCGGAGAAGCTGCGCTCGAATGACTCCACCATGAGCAGCGGCGATGATGTCGACCAGAACGACCGCACCTTCCACGGCTTTTTCGAATTTACCTTCCGTCGCTTCTTCGACGACAAGCAGCCGCCGGATATGACGGACGATCAGGCGCCGGTTTACGTCTGA
- the zfh1 gene encoding Zn finger homeodomain 1, isoform A, whose protein sequence is MSAAACLLSSSTSSFEKTCRICHKAFANVYRLQRHMISHDESALLRKFKCKECDKAFKFKHHLKEHVRIHSGEKPFGCDNCGKRFSHSGSFSSHMTSKKCISMGLKLNNNRALLKRLEKSPGSASSASRRSPSDHGKGKLPEQPSLPGLPHPMSYFASDAQVQGGSAAPAPFPPFHPNYMNAALLAFPHNFMAAAAGLDPRVHPYSIQRLLQLSAAGQQQREEEREEQQKQQQHDEEETPDEPKLVMDIEEPETKEMAPTPEATEAATPIKREESREASPDPESYRSSSQAIKQEQEPLNVAEERQTPVEEHAPVEHAADLRCSRCSKQFNHPTELVQHEKVLCGLIKEELEQHFQQQQATSFALASASEEDEEDEEMDVEEEPRQESGERKVRVRTAINEEQQQQLKQHYSLNARPSRDEFRMIAARLQLDPRVVQVWFQNNRSRERKMQSFQNNQAAGAAPPMPIDSQASLTREDQPLDLSVKRDPLTPKSESSPPYIAPPSGEALNPEAINLSRKFSTSASMSPASISPSSAAALYFGAAPPPSPPNSQLDSTPRSGQAFPGLPPYMLPMSLPMEALFKMRPGGDFASNHALMNSIKLPDYRGTSLSPGGSEKRSWRDDDSRISHEDEFGAGVLMPPKPRRGKAETHGHAGDPDLPYVCDQCDKAFAKQSSLARHKYEHSGQRPYQCIECPKAFKHKHHLTEHKRLHSGEKPFQCSKCLKRFSHSGSYSQHMNHRYSYCKPYRE, encoded by the exons ATGTCGGCGGCCGCTTGCCTACTGTCTTCTTCTACTTCTTCGTTCGAGAAG ACCTGCCGCATCTGCCACAAGGCCTTCGCGAACGTCTACCGCCTGCAGAGGCACATGATCAGCCACGACGAGAGTGCGCTGCTGCGGAAGTTTAAGTGCAAGGAGTGCGACAAGGCCTTCAAGTTCAAGCACCACCTCAAGGAGCACGTGAGGATCCATTCCGGCGAGAAGCCCTTCGGATGCGACAACTGCGGCAAGCGATTCTCGCACTCGGGCAGCTTCTCCTCCCACATGACCTCCAAGAAGTGCATCAGCATGGGCCTCAAGCTGAACAACAATCGCGCTCTGCTGAAGCGACTGGAGAAGAGCCCGGGATCCGCATCCTCCGCATCCCGGCGATCGCCCTCCGATCACGGAAAGGGCAAGCTGCCGGAGCAGCCGTCGCTACCGGGACTACCACATCCGATGAGCTACTTCGCCAGCGATGCGCAGGTGCAAGGTGGAAGTGCGGCACCCGCGCCCTTCCCGCCATTCCATCCGAACTACATGAACGCGGCCCTGCTCGCCTTTCCCCACAACTTTATGGCGGCTGCAGCTGGCCTGGATCCTCGGGTGCATCCCTACAGCATCCAGAGGCTGCTGCAACTTTCCGCCGCCGGTCAGCAGCAGAGGGAGGAGGAGCGTGaggagcagcaaaagcagcagcagcatgatGAGGAGGAGACCCCCGATGAGCCCAAGCTAGTGATGGATATCGAGGAGCCAGAGACCAAGGAGATGGCACCCACGCCAGAGGCCACCGAAGCAGCCACTCCCATTAAGCGGGAGGAGAGCAGGGAAGCCTCTCCCGATCCAGAGAGCTACCGTTCCTCCTCGCAAGCAATCAAACAAGAGCAGGAGCCCCTGAACGTAGCAGAGGAACGTCAAACTCCTGTGGAAGAACACGCCCCCGTGGAGCATGCCGCTGATCTGCGCTGCAGTCGCTGCTCCAAGCAGTTCAATCATCCCACTGAGCTGGTGCAGCACGAGAAGGTGCTTTGTGGCCTGATcaaggaggagctggagcagcacTTCCAACAGCAACAGGCCACGTCCTTTGCCTTGGCCTCCGCCAGCGAAGAGGACGAGGAAGACGAGGAGATGGATGTGGAGGAGGAGCCCCGCCAGGAGAGTGGCGAACGGAAAGTCCGCGTGCGAACGGCCATCaacgaggagcagcagcagcagttgaaGCAGCACTACTCCCTGAACGCTCGACCCAGTAGGGATGAGTTCCGAATGATAGCAGCTCGTCTGCAGCTGGATCCCCGAGTGGTTCAAGTGTGGTTCCAGAACAACCGCTCCAGGGAGCGCAAAATGCAGAGTTTCCAGAACAATCAGGCGGCAGGCGCAGCACCGCCAATGCCCATTGACTCCCAGGCATCTCTAACCCGGGAGGATCAACCGCTGGACTTGTCCGTGAAGAGAGATCCCCTCACGCCGAAGAGTGAGAGCTCGCCTCCGTATATAGCTCCACCGTCGGGAGAAGCCCTCAATCCCGAAGCAATCAATCTCAGCAGGAAGTTCTCCACATCCGCATCGATGTCGCCGGCCTCGATTTCACCGTCATCCGCGGCAGCCCTCTACTTTGGTGCTGCCCCGCCGCCTTCGCCCCCAAATAGCCAACTGGATTCCACTCCTCGCAGTGGCCAGGCCTTTCCGGGACTACCTCCCTACATGCTGCCCATGTCGCTGCCCATGGAGGCGCTGTTTAAGATGCGCCCGGGCGGAGACTTCGCTTCCAACCATGCCTTGATGAACAGTATTAAGCTGCCCGATTACCGGGGCACCAGCTTGAGTCCCGGTGGATCGGAGAAGCGTTCGTGGCGGGACGACGACTCGCGCATCTCACACGAGGACGAGTTCGGCGCCGGCGTTCTGATGCCACCGAAACCGCGTAGGGGCAAGGCGGAGACCCATGGACACGCTGGCGATCCCGATCTGCCCTATGTGTGCGATCAGTGCGACAAGGCCTTCGCCAAGCAGAGTTCGCTGGCGCGACACAAATACGAGCATTCCG GTCAACGACCCTACCAGTGCATAGAGTGTCCGAAGGCCTTCAAGCACAAGCACCACCTCACGGAGCACAAGCGTCTGCACAGCGGCGAGAAGCCCTTTCAGTGCTCCAAGTGCCTGAAGCGCTTCTCGCACTCGGGCAGCTACAGCCAGCACATGAACCACCGGTATTCCTATTGCAAGCCCTACAGGGAATAG